The Curtobacterium poinsettiae DNA segment CGGACATTCGGGGCTCCTGTGGTCAGGTCGGCACGAACCGACCACGGGATACTACCGCATGTGGTATTTCAACGACAGTGTTTCAATCAGTCGCTGGCTTGGCGAGTAGCTCACCCAGCGCCGACCGGAGTGCGGGGTCCTCCGGCAGGACCTCGCGCTCGATGTGCCGCGCGGTCTCCCAGGCGGACCGGCCGGCGGCCGTCACGCTCACGATGCGGCGCCGACGATCGGCGGGGTGCGGAGCGCGCTCGACCAGGCCGTCCCGCTCCATCCGCTCGAGCGTGCGGGACATCGTCTGCGGCTGGACCCGGGCCGTGCGGGCGATGGTGTCGGCGCCGGTCGGACCGGTCCGGATCAGGATGTCGATCGCGACGACCGCGGCGTGCGAGAGCCCGATGGCGCGGAGGCGTTCGTCCCAGTCCCGCTCGACGGACCGTGCAGCCGCGGACAGCAGGCGCCCGAGGGGCCACTGCTCGCTCGTGTCCTGCATGCCGTGATTCTATGGTCGCCGAGCGCCCTCGACGGTCAAGTAGTCAGCATGCTGACGATCGGTGTACGCTCACCGACGTGTCCCGCTCCCTCCGCATCGTCCTCCCCGCGCTCGTCATCGTGGTCTGGCTCGGCATCGCCTCGGTCGGCGGTCCCTTCTTCGGCAAGATCTCCGAGGTCTCCACCAACGACCAGACCTCGTTCCTGCCCGCATCGGCCGACGCCACGAAGGTGCAGGAACGGTCCTCCGAGTTCCGCGACGAGTCGGGGGCGCCCGCGATCATCGTCCTCGAGCGCGACGGCGGCCTGACGTCGACCGACCTCGCCGACGCGAAGGCACTCGCCACGACGCTGTCCGACCGGGCCGACGTCGAGGCCGTCAGCCCGGTGATCCCGAGCGAGGACGGCGACGCGGTCGAGATCGTCGCCACGCTCACACAGGACGCCGAGACCGGGGACGCGGTCGAGGCCATCCGGTCAGACGTCGACGATGCGCTGCCGTCCGGTGTGAGCGGCCACGTCACCGGCCCGGCCGGGTTCACCGCGGACCTGACCGAGGCCTTCGCCGGCATCGACGGGCTGCTGCTCGGGGTGGCGCTCGCCGCGGTGTTCGTGATCCTGATCATCGTCTACCGATCACCCCTGCTGCCCGTCCTCGTGCTCGGTACCGCCACGTTCGCCCTGTGCGCCTCGATCCTCGTGGTCTGGTGGCTCGCCGAGGCCGACATCGTGACGGTCAACGGGCAGGTGCAGGGCATCCTGTCGATCCTGGTGATCGGTGCGGCGACGGACTACGCGCTCCTGTACACCTCGCGCTTCCGGGAGGCCCTGCGCGACCACCGCACGGGTTGGGACGCGACGAAGGCCGCCCTGCGGGGGAGCCTCGAGCCGATCCTGGCCTCGGGCGGCACGGTGATCGTCGGGGTCCTCTGCCTGCTGCTCTCCGACCTCAACTCGAACAAGGCGCTCGGCCCCGTCGCGGCCATCGGCATCGCCTTCAGCCTGCTCGCCGCCCTGACGCTCCTGCCCGCGCTGCTGCTCGCGTTCCGCCGCGCGGCGTTCTGGCCGCTGCGTCCCGCGTTCGGCAGCGCCCACCCCGAGCTCACCGGTCCGGACGCCCGTGGCATCTGGGCGCGCGTCGGCCGGCTCGTCGCCCGGCGGTCGCGAGTGGTGTGGATCGTCTGCACGGTCGGCCTGCTCGCGATGGGTGCCGGCCTGTTCGGACTCAAGGCGGACGGGGTGCCGCAGAGTGACCTCATCATCGGATCGTCGCAGGCGCGTGACGGGCAGGACGTGCTGGCCGACCACTTCCCGGGCGGCTCCGGCAGCCCCGCGCAGGTCATCGGCGCGGAGCGCGACCTCGACCAGCTCGTCGACGCGATCACCGCGGTGGACGGGGTCGACGGTGTCGTCGCCGCGGCGAAGGACAGCCCCGCCGGGACCGTCCCGGTGACCGGGGACGCCGCCGGCAGCAGCACGCCGACCGTCTCCCGCGGTGACGTCCTGCTCGAGGCGACCCTGTCCGACGCCGCCGACTCGGACGCCGCCGAGCAGACCGTCCGCGACCTCCGCACCGCCGTCGAACGGGTCGACCCGGGAGCGATCGTCGGTGGCGTCACCGCGACGGCGGTCGACACGAACGACACCGGCATCCGTGACCGCACGTTGATCATCCCCGTGGTGCTCGTGGTCATCCTGCTGATCCTGATGCTCCTGCTCCGCAGCATCGTCGCGCCGCTCGTCCTGATCGGCAGCGTGATCGTGTCCTTCGCGGCGGCCCTCGGTGTCGGAGCGCTCGTCTTCGACCACGTGTTCGACTTCCCGGGCGCGGACCCGAGCGTGCCGCTGTACTCGTTCGTGTTCCTGGTGGCACTCGGCGTCGACTACAACATCTTCCTCATGACACGAGTGCGCGAGGAAGCGCTGCGACACGGCCCACGCGAGGGTGTCCTGCGCGGACTCGGCGTGACCGGCGGGGTGATCACGTCGGCGGGCGTCGTGCTCGCCGCCACGTTCGCCGCCCTCGGCGTCATACCGATCCTGTTCCTCGTGCAGATCGCGTTCGTCGTCGCGTTCGGCGTCCTGCTCGACACGATCGTGGTCCGCTCGCTGCTCGTGCCGGCGCTGGCCTACGACCTCGGGCACCGCGCCTGGTGGCCGTCGCGCCTCTCGCGGACGAACCCTGACATGTGACACGCTGGGTCCATGCCAGTTCCCTCGACGCAGCCCGCTGCCGAGCGCAAGCTCCTCCGTGACACGGTGCAGGACAAGATCCGCGACGCCATCATGGACGGCACGCTCGAGCCCGGGGAACGGCTCAACGACGACGACCTGATCGCCTGGCTCGGGGTGTCCCGCACCCCGATCCGCGAAGCCCTCGCCGAACTCGCCCGGGCCGGGCTGATCGAGATGGCACCGAACCGCTACACCCGCGTCGCGGCGCCGACGAAGGGGGAACTCCTCGACGCGTACCGCACCCTCGGCGTGATCTACGGCGGCGTCGTGCGGCTCGCGGTGCCCCGGTTCACGGACGCCCAGCGCAGGAAGATCGTGAAGATGCTCGACGACGTGCACGCGCGGGTGAGCGCCGACGAGCAGGACCAGGTCGCGCGCGACGGAGCCGGCATCTACTCGATGTGGGCCGACGCGTGCGGCAACCCGTCGCTCGTGCAGCTCTGCAACTCGACGACCGACGGGCTCTCGTTCAAGCTCCGGGTGCCGGAGCTCGCCGAGCTCGTGCCGGCCGACGTGATCCTGCCCGAGCTCACGAAGCTCAAGGACGCCGTCGTCGCGAAGGACCCCATCGCTGCCGAACTCGCCATGGAGGCGATCCACCTGCTCCCGTCGCGCGACTAGCGTCACGAGCGCGACGGGGTGACGGACAGGAGGCCCGTGGCGGCGCCGCCGACACCGTTCCGTGATCCAGGTGGTGACGGCCACTCCGGGGCGACCTTCCAGGCGCATCCCATGTCCGTTCCCCGCGCGGCGGTTATGGTTTCCCGGTGAGCAACGAACCCGAGCAGACGACCGAGCCCGCACACCGCGGTGCCGCGACGCCGCGCCACGGGCGCCAGAAGCGACGCGCAGGCGTCGTGTTCCCGGCGGTCGCGGGGGTGCTCACCATGGCCCTCCTGCTGAGCGGTGGGTACGCGGCATTCGCCTACAACCGCCTCCAGAGCGGGGTCACGCGCATCGACGCGATCGCCGGCACGAAGAACGCGAAGGACGACGTCGACGGCAAGGCGCAGAACATCCTGCTCGTCGGCGACGACCACCGCCCGGACAACGCGACGCCGGAACAGCTCGCCGAACTCAGCACCGAAGAGGACGGCGGTGCCACGAACACCGACACGATGATCGTGCTGCACATCAACGCCGACGGCAGCCAGGCGACGATGATCTCGTTCCCCCGCGACTCGTACGTCGACATCCCGGACGTCGGCAAGGGCAAGCTCAACAGCGCCTTCTACTACGGCACCCTCAACGGCGGCGGAGACACCGGCGGTGCGAAGATGCTCATCAAGACCATCGAGAACCTGAGCGGTCTGCAGATCGACCACTACGTGCGCGTCTCGCTGCTCGGCTTCTACCAGGTGGTCAAGGAACTCGGGCCGGTGCAGGTCTGTCTGAAGCAGGCCACCAACGACCCGTACTCGGGCGTCAACCTGCCCGCGGGCAAGTCCTCGCTCAACGCCAAGGAGGCGCTGTCCTTCGTCCGACAGCGTCACGGCCTGCCGAACGGTGACCTCGACCGCAACGTGCGGCAGCAGTACTTCCTGTCGCAGGAAGCCCGGAAGGTCCTGTCGGCGGGGACGCTGCTCAACCCGGTGAAGATGAACAACATCCTCGGCGCCATCGGCGACTCGATCCAGACCGACACCGACCTGGTGTCCCTGGCCTCGCAGATGCGCAACCTGCGGCCGGGCAACATCCAGTCCGCCACGATCCCGACGCTGGGCACGCCGACCATCTACGTGAACGGCTCCGCCCTGTCGATCGTCGAGGTCGACACCGTCGGCCTGCCCGCCTTCGTGCAGGGCCTGGTCGGCGAGCCCGAGGCGTACACGAAGGCCGGCCGCGCGCAGCCGGCGAACACCTCGGTCACCGTGCTGAACGGCAGCGGGGTCGAGGGTGCCGCGACGGCTGCGGGCCAGGTCCTGACCGCCCGGGGGTTCCAGGTCGCCCCGGCCGGCTCCTCCGAGACGACCAAGACGACCCAGGTGCAGTACCCCGCCGGCCAGGAATCGCAGGCGAAGGCCATCGCCTCCGCGGTGCCCGGCGCCGTCGCCGTCCGCACCAACGCGGTCACCGGTGTCACGCTCGTGCTCGGGACCGACGGCAAGACCGCGAAGCCGATCGCGACCGAGCCGAGTGCCGGAGCATCGACGCCGTCGACCGGCGGTTCGAGCACCGGCTCGAAGCCGACGAAGCAGCCCGCGAAGGAGCCGACGCCCAAGTCGACCGACGTGCACAACTACGGGAACGACAGCACCTGCATCTACTGATGGGAACCCGCCGGGCAACCGGTCGGTAGGTTCACGGTGTGACCAGCGCCGCACGCCCGATCGTCCTGATGACCTACAACATCAAGAACCCGGACCCCGCGCACGACTGGCCGGCCCGCCTGCCGGTCGTGCTCGACCTGATCCGCCGACACGACCCCGACCTGCTGTGCGTGCAGGAGGCCTTCGCGCACCAGATGGACGACCTGAGTGTCGGCCTGCCGGACCACGCCGACGTCGGGCAGGGGCGCGAGGGCGGTGACGCCGGCGAGCACGCGGCCGTCTTCTACCGCCGCGACCGGTTCCGCCCGTCCGACGAGGGGTCGTTCTGGCTGTCGGACACCCCGGACGAGCCCGTCTCGAACACGTGGGGCAGCCTGTACCCGCGGATCGCGAACCACGCCCGGTTCCTCGACGCCGAGGGGCCCGCGTTCACCCTGCTCACCACGCACCTGGACCACGAGCCCGGTCCGCACGGCGACGAGGTCCGCGGCCGGAGTGCCGCGCTCATCGCCGAACGGCTGGCGGGCGCCACCGGCCCGGTCGTGTTCGCGGGGGACTGCAACGAACCCGCGGGCAGTGGGACGGCCTCGCGGGTGTTCGCCGAGGCCGGGTTCGCCGACGCCTGGCTCGCCGCGGGGGACCCCGCCGACCGCACTGCCACGTACAACGACTGGCAGCCACCCGTCGACTCGGGCGAGCGGATCGACTGGGTGCTCACCCGCGACGTCAGCGCCGTGGACCGCGTCGTCATCGACCACGACGGCCCCGAGACCTGGTTCGCCAGCGACCACTTCCCGGTGATCGCGACCCTGCGGGTCTGAGACACCTCAGCAGCTGCGCGCTCTGCTTGCTGTCAGCAGCTGCGCTGCGCGTGGACCGGCATCGGTGAACCGAGCACCGTGACCGTCGTCTCGTCCGTCAGGGCGGAGACGCCGTTGGTACCGGCGTCGTCGGAGTGCTTGCTCGACTCGTCGTCGTCGTCCTCGTCGTGCCGGTCCGCCCACCCCTCGCGGAGCAGGAGCTGCCAGGCGCGCGAGTCGTCCGAGCCGTAGGACACCCGCTCCGAGCGGGGGGCATCGGCGATCTCGTCCGCGATGTCGTCGCCCACCCGGACACCGCCCGGGCCGGTCAGCTCGATCTGTCGGCCGAGCACGCTGCGGACCGAGTCGCGCAGCACCCGGATCTCGACGGCGTTGCCGGCCGCCGCGTCGGTCGTCAGGGCTGCGACGCGGATGGCACCGCCCCAGGTGTAGGTGGTGCCCGCGGGGAAGCACGCCCCACCGTCGCCCTCGGCCGTCTGCGTGCGGGACGGTGTGCCGAGCAGACGGTTCAGGACGCTCACGGTCAGACCGGAATCGCGCATCGAGGACTCCACCACGGTGTCGTCGTCGTCCCGGAGCACGAGTGCCTCGGCGTCGAGCTCGATCGAGTCCACCCGTCGGAGTTCCGCCTTCGTCACGTGCACCGGAGCGGCGTCGTGCGAGGTCTCGGCGGCAACAGCCACGTCCGCCCCGAGCCCGGCGGTGCCGTCGAACGCGAGCGCACCGGCCGAGAAGGCCAGCACGGCGGCGCCGAGCGCCAGCAGGGTCCGAGGAGTCACCGTTCGACGGTAGGGCCTCGACCGGGACAGAACGACAGGTGTTACCGAATCGGAGCCTGCCCGTCACCGGACCGTGACAAACGAGGATCACGCACCTGCGGCCCTGGAGCGGCGCGGTCGACGGGCGCAGGCCGCTCCGCGCAACGGGGGACAGCCTCCTGGACGGCCCGCAGCGACCCCCTGCGTACCGTCGGCGGCATGACGGACCAGCAGAACGACCAGACCGGGCCTGACCAGTACGTGATGCAGGACCCCACGAAGATGTACGCCGACAAGAAGCCCGACGAGCAGTACCTCGAGGGTGCCGGCACCGACGCGGAGATGGCGCAGAACGTCCCCGCCGACCACGGTGAGGACACCTACCGCGGCTCGGGTCGTCTGACCGGCCGCAAGGCGCTCGTCACCGGTGGCGACTCCGGCATCGGTGCCGCCGTGGCCATCGCCTACGCCCGCGAGGGAGCGGACGTCGCGATCTCGTACCTGCCCGAGGAGCAGGAGGACGCCGACCGCATCGTCGGGCTCATCGAGGCAGCCGGACGCAAGGCCGTCGCGCTGCCGGGCGACATCACCTCGCTCGAGGTCTGCGAGCAGCTCGTGGCCGACGCGGTCGACCAGCTCGGGGGCCTCGACATCCTGGTGAACAACGCCGGCAAGCAGCAGAACGTCGACGACATCACCAAGATCTCCGACGAGGAGTTCGACGAGACCTTCAAGACGAACGCCTACGCGACGTTCCGGATCACGAAGGCCGCCGTGCCGCACCTGCAGCCCGGCTCCACCATCATCAACACGACGTCGATCCAGGCGTACGCCCCGTCGCCGCACCTGGTGCACTACGCGGCCACGAAGGCGACCGTGAACAACCTGGCGAAGGGCCTGGCGGCGCAGCTCGCGCCGAAGGGGATCCGCGTCAACGCGGTCGCACCCGGTCCGATCTGGACGCCGCTGCAGCCGGCCGGCGGCCAGCCGCCGGAGGCGCTGCCGAGCGCGGGCGAGCAGACCTACCTGGGCCGCTGGGGGCAGCCGGCCGAGCTCGCGCCGGCCTACGTGTTCCTGGCGAGCGGTGAGTCGTCGTACGTCGTGGGTGAGACGCTGCACGTCGACGGCGGGATGCCGACGCCGTAGGGCGCCTGTTCCCGACGGGGCTCTGACGGGAGGCGCGGTGCCGGTGGGTACCGCGCCTCCCGTCGTCCGTGCGGTCGGGTCGACGGCGCCTGGTCGCGTCGGCGGGTCCGCTTGCGGATCCGTCGTGGCGTCAGC contains these protein-coding regions:
- a CDS encoding MarR family winged helix-turn-helix transcriptional regulator; protein product: MQDTSEQWPLGRLLSAAARSVERDWDERLRAIGLSHAAVVAIDILIRTGPTGADTIARTARVQPQTMSRTLERMERDGLVERAPHPADRRRRIVSVTAAGRSAWETARHIEREVLPEDPALRSALGELLAKPATD
- a CDS encoding MMPL family transporter, translating into MSRSLRIVLPALVIVVWLGIASVGGPFFGKISEVSTNDQTSFLPASADATKVQERSSEFRDESGAPAIIVLERDGGLTSTDLADAKALATTLSDRADVEAVSPVIPSEDGDAVEIVATLTQDAETGDAVEAIRSDVDDALPSGVSGHVTGPAGFTADLTEAFAGIDGLLLGVALAAVFVILIIVYRSPLLPVLVLGTATFALCASILVVWWLAEADIVTVNGQVQGILSILVIGAATDYALLYTSRFREALRDHRTGWDATKAALRGSLEPILASGGTVIVGVLCLLLSDLNSNKALGPVAAIGIAFSLLAALTLLPALLLAFRRAAFWPLRPAFGSAHPELTGPDARGIWARVGRLVARRSRVVWIVCTVGLLAMGAGLFGLKADGVPQSDLIIGSSQARDGQDVLADHFPGGSGSPAQVIGAERDLDQLVDAITAVDGVDGVVAAAKDSPAGTVPVTGDAAGSSTPTVSRGDVLLEATLSDAADSDAAEQTVRDLRTAVERVDPGAIVGGVTATAVDTNDTGIRDRTLIIPVVLVVILLILMLLLRSIVAPLVLIGSVIVSFAAALGVGALVFDHVFDFPGADPSVPLYSFVFLVALGVDYNIFLMTRVREEALRHGPREGVLRGLGVTGGVITSAGVVLAATFAALGVIPILFLVQIAFVVAFGVLLDTIVVRSLLVPALAYDLGHRAWWPSRLSRTNPDM
- a CDS encoding GntR family transcriptional regulator; the protein is MPVPSTQPAAERKLLRDTVQDKIRDAIMDGTLEPGERLNDDDLIAWLGVSRTPIREALAELARAGLIEMAPNRYTRVAAPTKGELLDAYRTLGVIYGGVVRLAVPRFTDAQRRKIVKMLDDVHARVSADEQDQVARDGAGIYSMWADACGNPSLVQLCNSTTDGLSFKLRVPELAELVPADVILPELTKLKDAVVAKDPIAAELAMEAIHLLPSRD
- a CDS encoding LCP family protein; protein product: MSNEPEQTTEPAHRGAATPRHGRQKRRAGVVFPAVAGVLTMALLLSGGYAAFAYNRLQSGVTRIDAIAGTKNAKDDVDGKAQNILLVGDDHRPDNATPEQLAELSTEEDGGATNTDTMIVLHINADGSQATMISFPRDSYVDIPDVGKGKLNSAFYYGTLNGGGDTGGAKMLIKTIENLSGLQIDHYVRVSLLGFYQVVKELGPVQVCLKQATNDPYSGVNLPAGKSSLNAKEALSFVRQRHGLPNGDLDRNVRQQYFLSQEARKVLSAGTLLNPVKMNNILGAIGDSIQTDTDLVSLASQMRNLRPGNIQSATIPTLGTPTIYVNGSALSIVEVDTVGLPAFVQGLVGEPEAYTKAGRAQPANTSVTVLNGSGVEGAATAAGQVLTARGFQVAPAGSSETTKTTQVQYPAGQESQAKAIASAVPGAVAVRTNAVTGVTLVLGTDGKTAKPIATEPSAGASTPSTGGSSTGSKPTKQPAKEPTPKSTDVHNYGNDSTCIY
- a CDS encoding endonuclease/exonuclease/phosphatase family protein; translated protein: MTSAARPIVLMTYNIKNPDPAHDWPARLPVVLDLIRRHDPDLLCVQEAFAHQMDDLSVGLPDHADVGQGREGGDAGEHAAVFYRRDRFRPSDEGSFWLSDTPDEPVSNTWGSLYPRIANHARFLDAEGPAFTLLTTHLDHEPGPHGDEVRGRSAALIAERLAGATGPVVFAGDCNEPAGSGTASRVFAEAGFADAWLAAGDPADRTATYNDWQPPVDSGERIDWVLTRDVSAVDRVVIDHDGPETWFASDHFPVIATLRV
- a CDS encoding SDR family oxidoreductase, which gives rise to MTDQQNDQTGPDQYVMQDPTKMYADKKPDEQYLEGAGTDAEMAQNVPADHGEDTYRGSGRLTGRKALVTGGDSGIGAAVAIAYAREGADVAISYLPEEQEDADRIVGLIEAAGRKAVALPGDITSLEVCEQLVADAVDQLGGLDILVNNAGKQQNVDDITKISDEEFDETFKTNAYATFRITKAAVPHLQPGSTIINTTSIQAYAPSPHLVHYAATKATVNNLAKGLAAQLAPKGIRVNAVAPGPIWTPLQPAGGQPPEALPSAGEQTYLGRWGQPAELAPAYVFLASGESSYVVGETLHVDGGMPTP